The Theropithecus gelada isolate Dixy unplaced genomic scaffold, Tgel_1.0 HiC_scaffold_16036, whole genome shotgun sequence genome includes a window with the following:
- the LOC112617328 gene encoding coagulation factor X-like, translated as MGRPLHLVLLSAFLASLLLPGESLFIRREQANNVLARVRRSNSFLEELKKGNLERECMEETCSYEEAREVFEDIDKTNEFWNKYKDGDQCETSPCQNEGKCRDGLGEYTCTCLEGFEGKNCELFTRKLCSLDNGDCDQFCHEEQNSVVCSCARGYTLADNGKACIPTGPYPCGKQTLERRKRSAAQATNSSGEAPDSIIWKPDDAADLDATENPFDLLDFNQTQPERGDNNLIRIVGGRECENGECPWQVTVGRPLGPAGRTTCPAVHLGGASPTLRIAIREGTVPH; from the exons ATGGGGCGCCCACTGCACCTCGTCCTGCTCAGTGCCTTCTTGGCCAGCCTCCTGCTGCCCGGGGAAAGTC TGTTCATCCGCAGGGAGCAGGCCAACAACGTCCTGGCGAGGGTCAGGAGGTCCAATTCCTTTCTTGAAGAGCTGAAGAAAGGAAACCTTGAAAGAGAGTGCATGGAAGAGACCTGCTCATACGAAGAGGCCCGCGAGGTCTTCGAGGACATTGACAAGACG AATGAATTCTGGAATAAATACAAAG ATGGCGACCAGTGTGAGACCAGTCCTTGCCAGAACGAGGGCAAATGTAGAGACGGCCTTGGGGAGTACACCTGCACCTGTTTAGAAGGATTCGAAGGCAAAAACTGTGAATTGT TCACACGGAAgctctgcagcctggacaacggaGACTGTGACCAGTTCTGCCACGAGGAGCAGAACTCAGTGGTGTGCTCCTGCGCCAGGGGGTACACCCTGGCCGACAACGGCAAGGCCTGCATTCCCACAG GACCCTACCCCTGTGGGAAACAGACCCTGGAACGCAGGAAGAGGTCAGCAGCCCAGGCCACCAACAGCAGCGGGGAAGCCCCCGACAGCATCATATGGAAGCCGGATGACGCAGCCGACCTGGACGCCACCGAGAACCCCTTTGACCTGCTTGACTTCAACCAGACGCAGCCCGAGAGGGGCGACAACAACCTCATCAGGATCGTGGGCGGCCGGGAATGCGAGAACGGGGAGTGTCCCTGGCAGGTAACAGTGGGACGGCCCCTCGGGCCTGCTGGACGGACCACCTGTCCCGCTGTGCACCTCGGGGGGGCCAGCCCGACACTCAGAATAGCAATCCGGGAAGGCACCGTTCCGCACTAG
- the LOC112617330 gene encoding coagulation factor VII-like isoform X2 has translation MGNVNRQRQRCRDFIMVSQALGLLCLLLGLQGCLAADGDQCASNPCQNGGSCKDQLQSYICFCLPSFEGRNCEKNKDDQLICVNENGGCEQYCSDHAGAKRSCWCHEGYSLLADGVSCMPTVEYPCGKIPILEKRNASKPQGRIVGGRVCPKGECPWQVLLLVNGAQLCGGTLINTIWVVSAAHCFDKIKSWRNLTAVLGEHDLSEHEGDEQSRRVAQVIIPSTYVLGATNHDIALLRLQRPVVLTDHVVPLCLPERTFSERTLAFVRFSLVSGWGQLLDRGATALELMALNVPRLMTQDCLQQSQKAEASPNITEYMFCAGYSDGSRDSCKGDSGGPHATRYRGTWYLTGIVSWGQGCAAVGHFGVYTRVSQYIEWLQKLMHSEPRPGVLLRAPFP, from the exons ATGGGGACCAGTGTGCCTCAAATCCGTGCCAGAATGGGGGCTCCTGCAAGGACCAGCTCCAGTCCTATATCTGcttctgcctcccttccttcgAGGGCCGGAACTGTGAGAAGA ACAAGGACGACCAGCTGATCTGCGTGAACGAGAACGGCGGCTGTGAGCAGTACTGCAGTGACCACGCGGGTGCCAAGCGCTCCTGTTGGTGCCACGAGGGGTACTCGCTGCTGGCAGACGGGGTGTCCTGCATGCCCACAG TTGAATATCCATGTGGAAAAATACCTattctggaaaaaagaaatgccagCAAACCCCAAGGCCGAATTGTCGGGGGCAGGGTGTGCCCCAAAGGGGAGTGTCCATGGCAG GTCCTGTTGTTGGTGAATGGAGCTCAGCTGTGTGGAGGGACCCTGATAAACACCATCTGGGTGGTCTCTGCGGCCCACTGTTTCGACAAAATCAAGAGCTGGAGGAACTTGACCGCGGTGCTGG GCGAGCATGACCTCAGCGAGCACGAAGGGGATGAGCAGAGCCGGCGGGTGGCGCAGGTCATCATCCCCAGCACGTATGTCCTGGGCGCCACCAACCACGACATCGCGCTGCTCCGCCTGCAGCGGCCCGTGGTCCTCACTGACCATGTGGTGCCCCTCTGCCTGCCCGAACGGACGTTCTCCGAGAGGACGCTGGCCTTCGTGCGCTTCTCGTTGGTCAGCGGCTGGGGTCAGCTGCTGGACCGTGGTGCCACAGCCCTGGAGCTCATGGCCCTCAACGTGCCCCGGCTGATGACCCAGGACTGCCTGCAGCAGTCACAGAAGGCGGAAGCCTCCCCAAATATCACGGAGTACATGTTCTGTGCCGGCTACTCGGACGGCAGCAGGGACTCCTGCAAGGGGGACAGTGGAGGCCCACACGCCACCCGCTACCGGGGCACGTGGTACCTGACAGGCATCGTCAGCTGGGGCCAGGGCTGCGCGGCCGTGGGCCACTTCGGGGTGTACACCAGGGTCTCCCAGTACATCGAGTGGCTGCAAAAGCTCATGCACTCAGAGCCACGCCCAGGCGTCCTCCTGCGAGCCCCATTTCCCTAG